The Spirochaeta isovalerica genome includes a window with the following:
- a CDS encoding YdcF family protein codes for MTEQAVEKAAHIIWDYHHMNHKLEKSDLLFVLGSHDIRVAEYAARLFREGWAPVILFSGGVAHQGDMLDTGWGKSEAEVFAARAGELGVPGEAILLETKAGNTGDNVRYSRVILEEARITFDKIIAVQKPYMERRTYATIKKIWADKKLIVTSPSLSYEAYPTNEISLENIINIMVGDLQRIIEYPAKGFQIHQSVPEEVMSAYRQLVDAGYDRHMIG; via the coding sequence ATGACGGAACAGGCAGTTGAGAAGGCGGCGCATATCATCTGGGACTACCACCATATGAATCACAAACTGGAGAAATCCGACCTTCTCTTCGTTCTGGGAAGCCATGATATCCGGGTGGCCGAATACGCCGCCCGTCTCTTCCGCGAGGGATGGGCGCCGGTCATTCTTTTTTCGGGAGGCGTGGCCCATCAGGGGGATATGCTCGATACGGGATGGGGAAAAAGCGAAGCGGAGGTTTTCGCCGCCAGAGCCGGGGAACTGGGAGTTCCCGGAGAAGCCATTCTGCTCGAGACCAAAGCCGGCAATACGGGAGATAATGTCCGCTATTCCCGGGTTATTCTTGAAGAAGCCCGAATCACATTTGATAAGATCATCGCCGTACAGAAACCTTATATGGAGCGAAGAACCTATGCGACGATAAAAAAGATCTGGGCCGATAAGAAACTGATTGTCACATCCCCTTCCCTTTCATACGAAGCCTATCCGACGAATGAGATATCGCTTGAGAATATTATCAATATCATGGTAGGCGATCTTCAGAGAATAATCGAATATCCGGCAAAAGGTTTCCAGATTCATCAAAGTGTCCCGGAAGAAGTTATGAGCGCTTACAGACAGCTCGTTGATGCGGGGTATGATCGGCATATGATAGGATAG
- a CDS encoding sugar phosphate isomerase/epimerase family protein: MNIGIRAHDLGRFSSAGELAEAVLEAGLDSIQLVPWKAFSHVERSPGLWSPCLIEEIQSNLVGRGISISLVGAYFNWFSREEIRGGGIGRRIFRESLAVLSALGADAVGTETEGFSILPFINSPKNLSEEAMEQAVAVLRDLQNTACLTDSYIAVEGVSFHVLSSPERVVELKERSGADRLKFIFDPVNFLTIKNWRHQDELIERTVDLYGDDLLLIHCKDFIPTPAGLLPAAPGEGRFNYRLLYKKLKEAGKSGVPFILEGVRGGKIRSSRDFLMSLAK; this comes from the coding sequence ATGAATATCGGAATACGGGCCCATGATCTGGGCCGCTTCTCCTCTGCCGGTGAGCTGGCAGAGGCTGTACTGGAAGCCGGTCTGGACTCTATCCAGCTTGTGCCCTGGAAAGCGTTCAGCCATGTGGAACGTTCTCCCGGTTTGTGGTCTCCCTGTCTGATCGAGGAGATACAGTCAAATCTGGTGGGCCGGGGCATTTCCATTTCTCTGGTGGGGGCCTACTTCAACTGGTTTTCCCGGGAAGAAATCCGGGGCGGAGGTATCGGACGCCGCATCTTCAGGGAGAGTCTGGCGGTTCTTTCCGCTTTAGGTGCGGATGCCGTCGGAACAGAGACCGAAGGTTTTTCAATTCTGCCATTTATCAATTCCCCGAAAAATCTATCCGAAGAAGCTATGGAACAGGCTGTCGCTGTTTTGCGGGACCTGCAGAATACGGCGTGTTTAACTGATTCGTACATCGCTGTCGAAGGGGTCAGTTTTCATGTTCTTAGCAGTCCGGAGCGCGTGGTGGAACTGAAAGAGCGTTCCGGTGCTGACCGGTTGAAGTTCATCTTTGATCCTGTGAATTTTCTCACCATAAAGAACTGGCGCCATCAGGATGAGCTTATTGAGCGCACTGTCGATTTATATGGAGATGACCTTCTTTTGATCCACTGCAAGGATTTTATACCCACACCTGCGGGGCTGCTGCCGGCCGCGCCGGGAGAGGGAAGATTCAATTACAGGCTTCTCTATAAGAAGCTGAAAGAAGCGGGAAAGAGCGGTGTCCCTTTTATACTGGAAGGGGTCAGAGGCGGAAAAATCAGGAGCAGCCGGGATTTTCTGATGAGTCTGGCGAAATAA
- a CDS encoding substrate-binding periplasmic protein encodes MPKTLFFLILLLPSALVAKDPLQIVTDIWAPYVYRDEESAAGFDYEVMDAVLKRMEVDYELKILPWKRCIYLIENREADAILDISMNDNRLETMIFPEEPISSSESVLFYRKGTTYRFAGLSDLDNLIVGTILGYEYNRDFLEAENFKKEPVTSLEQNIGKLLLGRIDMFISNRSVGLFTIMNMGKSSEITYLPEPVSGGLNYLAFSKVESNVNLAKAFSEELKRFKTTAEYRTILARYGQNP; translated from the coding sequence ATGCCGAAAACTCTTTTCTTTCTGATACTCTTACTTCCCTCCGCTCTTGTGGCTAAGGATCCCCTGCAGATTGTCACCGATATCTGGGCCCCCTATGTCTATAGGGATGAAGAATCCGCTGCCGGATTCGATTACGAAGTAATGGATGCTGTGTTAAAGCGAATGGAAGTGGATTACGAACTGAAGATCCTCCCCTGGAAACGATGCATCTATCTCATTGAAAACCGCGAAGCCGATGCCATACTCGATATCAGCATGAATGATAACAGGCTTGAAACCATGATCTTTCCCGAAGAACCGATTTCCTCCAGCGAATCGGTTCTCTTCTACAGGAAAGGTACCACCTACCGGTTCGCCGGTTTGAGTGACCTGGATAATCTGATTGTCGGAACCATCCTCGGCTACGAGTACAACAGGGATTTTCTGGAAGCAGAGAACTTTAAAAAGGAGCCTGTAACATCGCTGGAACAGAATATCGGAAAGCTGCTTCTGGGACGGATCGATATGTTTATCTCCAACAGGAGCGTCGGCCTTTTCACCATTATGAATATGGGCAAATCCTCAGAAATAACCTATCTGCCCGAACCGGTCAGCGGCGGCTTGAATTATCTGGCCTTCTCGAAAGTAGAGTCTAATGTCAACCTGGCAAAGGCTTTCTCAGAAGAGCTGAAGAGGTTCAAAACCACAGCTGAATACAGAACCATTCTGGCCCGTTACGGCCAGAATCCCTGA
- a CDS encoding ATP-binding protein, with translation MKLQFRLMAVILPVLIGIVTVISITTGIISTNALKNQSRENAQLLSRSYAGQLNSSIRLFRSLSQDLGSATVTAINIETTLQVFRKRYPQFIHSFYGSPDGKILMMSPYDKDLESFDLSSLDGWDRAVYDRSSAVSEPGIFFGNEAVALFAPSFFSYVEHREPDVDGMVVLILPLKELFREFKDISFGNSGSLFVGDKKGRLIYHKDESSFPPIQSVFQGDTALENIIRAMTDQKSGFGTYRNGEGSQFIAFSPVPEASWSLGINGAYNEITAGTTLLIQVSLVIILIGILLAAIILYLVVHSVVAPIEELTILAGSIEKGNFRQELQISPSRSKILRTGDEVSKLIVAFNKMSFQLDRTFENLNQEIEERKRMELALSESRKYVNDIIDSMPSVIIGVESGGKVTHWNCAAENMTGIKADKACGAFLPDLLPYLESEMGNISSSIQSGEPIYIKKKKHQEENLAHFEDITIYPLTGSESLRAVLRIDDVTEKVRMQEVLIQSEKMLSIGGLAAGMAHEINNPLAGMMQSASVMDNRLNKNLHMAANEKAALKLGIALDDIRTFLDERGILRMLSSISESGRRVAGIVENMLSFSRKSERVNSTHNLRELLDKTLVLAGSDYDLEKQSDFRKIRIVKEYGEDIPPVLCEGSKIQQVLLNLLRNGAQAMLEAHIESPCFTIRLYTGKGGKMVYLEIVDNGPGMDENTRKRVFEPFFTTKPVGEGTGLGLSVSYFIITEQHKGQMSVTSTEGVGTSFVIGLPV, from the coding sequence TTGAAATTACAATTCCGTTTGATGGCTGTCATACTGCCTGTTCTGATCGGCATCGTTACAGTTATTTCAATAACAACCGGAATAATTTCGACAAATGCGCTCAAGAATCAGTCCCGTGAAAATGCTCAGCTGCTCAGTCGAAGTTATGCAGGCCAATTAAATTCATCAATACGACTCTTCAGAAGCCTCAGTCAGGACCTGGGCAGCGCGACAGTTACGGCGATTAATATTGAAACGACGCTGCAGGTTTTCAGAAAGAGATATCCGCAATTCATTCATTCTTTTTACGGCTCTCCCGATGGCAAAATCCTTATGATGTCTCCCTATGATAAAGATCTGGAAAGCTTTGATTTAAGCTCACTGGATGGATGGGACCGAGCGGTTTATGATCGTTCTTCTGCTGTTTCCGAGCCGGGAATATTCTTCGGCAATGAAGCTGTCGCTTTATTCGCGCCTTCCTTCTTTTCCTATGTCGAACACCGTGAACCGGACGTTGACGGAATGGTTGTTCTTATACTTCCTCTGAAGGAGCTGTTCCGGGAGTTTAAAGATATTTCCTTCGGGAATTCCGGCTCTCTCTTTGTCGGCGATAAAAAAGGCAGACTGATTTATCATAAGGACGAAAGCAGCTTTCCCCCTATTCAGTCTGTATTTCAGGGAGATACCGCTTTGGAGAATATAATCCGGGCTATGACAGATCAGAAATCCGGATTCGGTACCTACAGAAACGGAGAAGGCAGTCAGTTCATTGCTTTTTCACCTGTTCCCGAAGCCAGCTGGTCACTGGGAATTAACGGCGCCTATAATGAAATTACAGCAGGGACCACACTCCTTATTCAAGTTTCTCTTGTGATCATACTCATCGGGATATTGCTGGCCGCCATCATTCTCTATCTGGTCGTTCATTCTGTCGTGGCTCCCATAGAGGAACTGACTATATTGGCAGGAAGTATTGAAAAGGGGAATTTCAGACAGGAACTTCAGATAAGCCCAAGCAGGAGTAAAATTCTCAGAACCGGTGATGAAGTCTCGAAATTGATTGTCGCCTTCAATAAGATGTCCTTTCAGCTGGACCGGACTTTCGAGAACTTGAATCAGGAAATCGAAGAGCGGAAGAGAATGGAGCTGGCCTTGTCCGAATCCAGGAAATACGTAAACGATATCATTGATTCCATGCCTTCAGTCATTATCGGTGTAGAATCGGGAGGAAAAGTCACTCACTGGAATTGCGCTGCTGAGAATATGACTGGTATCAAAGCCGACAAAGCATGCGGCGCGTTCCTCCCTGATCTGCTCCCCTATCTCGAAAGCGAAATGGGCAACATCTCCTCAAGCATTCAATCGGGAGAGCCTATTTATATCAAAAAGAAAAAACACCAGGAAGAAAACCTTGCACATTTTGAGGATATAACGATTTATCCTCTTACCGGGAGTGAATCCCTCCGGGCTGTATTGAGGATAGATGATGTGACGGAAAAAGTCCGTATGCAGGAAGTTCTCATCCAAAGTGAAAAGATGTTATCCATCGGAGGACTTGCCGCGGGTATGGCCCATGAGATAAATAACCCTCTGGCCGGAATGATGCAGTCGGCCTCGGTTATGGATAACCGTCTTAATAAAAACCTGCATATGGCTGCTAATGAAAAAGCGGCCCTTAAACTCGGGATCGCCCTGGATGATATAAGAACCTTTCTCGATGAGAGGGGAATCCTGAGGATGCTTTCATCTATCAGCGAATCGGGAAGAAGAGTTGCCGGAATCGTCGAAAATATGCTCAGTTTTTCCAGGAAAAGCGAAAGGGTTAATTCCACTCATAACCTCCGGGAGCTTCTTGATAAGACGCTGGTTCTGGCAGGGTCGGATTATGATCTGGAAAAACAATCGGATTTCAGGAAAATCAGGATTGTTAAAGAATACGGCGAAGATATACCGCCGGTTCTTTGCGAAGGCAGCAAAATCCAGCAGGTCCTTCTGAATCTTCTGAGAAACGGAGCCCAGGCTATGCTGGAGGCTCACATTGAATCGCCCTGTTTTACCATCAGATTGTATACCGGAAAAGGCGGAAAAATGGTCTACCTCGAAATTGTGGATAACGGGCCGGGGATGGATGAAAATACCCGGAAAAGAGTTTTTGAGCCTTTCTTTACGACCAAGCCGGTAGGAGAGGGGACAGGTCTGGGGCTCAGCGTCTCCTATTTTATCATTACCGAGCAGCATAAGGGACAGATGTCCGTAACGTCCACCGAAGGTGTTGGTACATCGTTTGTCATCGGGCTTCCTGTTTGA
- a CDS encoding substrate-binding periplasmic protein, which yields MKRFLELSLALMLFCFPSCTKEKLIIDEVSAREIETPSSEEEPEQAETKPLIVVSPDDVIEILVRADGAPGMYLGEDGEVHGFYVDLEKMVMKEMGQAYHFYPYSSIADIFVGFKSGIYHSALSTPDVPDYQALFDLSIPYEILHYVTFVRVDNNEIKGDTREEIIKSLYGKKVGVQTQGHIYQALRDYKEIELVEYETTTKALEALNAGLLDAVPDVKRIGEYYRNLKGWNIKPVGEPIINHEICTSFSKALDPSLVERYDKALKKLIDEGKVKTLWESYFGPMAESDIP from the coding sequence ATGAAACGGTTCTTAGAATTATCACTGGCTCTGATGCTTTTCTGTTTCCCTTCCTGCACAAAAGAAAAACTGATTATTGATGAAGTCAGCGCCAGGGAGATTGAAACTCCATCCTCCGAAGAAGAACCGGAACAGGCGGAGACGAAGCCTCTGATTGTCGTATCGCCTGATGATGTCATTGAGATCCTCGTACGCGCTGATGGAGCTCCCGGTATGTATTTGGGAGAAGACGGCGAAGTTCACGGCTTCTATGTCGATCTGGAAAAGATGGTCATGAAAGAGATGGGGCAGGCCTATCATTTCTACCCCTATTCCAGTATTGCCGATATATTCGTCGGGTTCAAATCGGGAATCTATCACTCCGCTCTTTCTACGCCTGACGTACCCGATTACCAGGCGTTATTCGACCTATCCATTCCCTATGAAATCCTCCATTACGTCACTTTCGTAAGAGTAGATAACAATGAAATTAAAGGCGATACCCGCGAGGAGATTATAAAGAGTCTTTACGGGAAGAAAGTGGGGGTGCAGACGCAGGGGCATATCTACCAGGCTCTGAGGGATTACAAGGAAATCGAGCTGGTCGAATACGAGACGACAACAAAAGCGCTGGAAGCTCTGAACGCCGGACTCCTCGATGCCGTTCCCGATGTCAAACGGATTGGAGAGTATTACAGGAATCTGAAGGGATGGAATATAAAACCGGTGGGAGAGCCGATTATCAATCATGAAATCTGCACGTCCTTTTCAAAGGCTCTCGATCCTTCCCTTGTGGAGCGGTACGACAAAGCGCTGAAAAAGCTGATCGATGAAGGGAAGGTAAAGACGCTGTGGGAGAGCTACTTCGGGCCCATGGCGGAATCGGATATACCGTGA
- a CDS encoding ABC transporter substrate-binding protein, with the protein MKKISGLLLVLILLVCFVVFFLIFLNQKSIGRSAEPVVRDVTLRLQWTTQTQFAGYYVALKKGFYNEAGLRVSIEPGGYGQNPNQTVAAGLEEFGTKWPADLVASQDESLVSLANIVKDNGLNLISRKEKGIVSVEDFRGKKVAIWFIGNEYQLFALLDLYGISREEVDIISQKWDMSQFLNDEVDVAAVMTYNELLTLRSDGFDESNLDIMSFAEQGIGFPGHNIFTTREYLNGNPDICKSFVDASIRGWEYAISHPEEATDIVMSYDQEGVLNRDHQLRQMLGIIDLIHPDEYEIGLHLDRDYNLIGELYRKYGIIDQDFSISDSYTNKFIK; encoded by the coding sequence GTGAAAAAAATATCAGGTTTGCTGCTTGTTCTCATTCTACTGGTCTGCTTTGTAGTCTTTTTCCTTATTTTCCTTAATCAGAAAAGCATCGGGAGATCCGCTGAACCGGTTGTTCGCGATGTCACTCTGCGACTTCAATGGACAACACAAACACAATTCGCCGGATATTATGTCGCATTGAAAAAGGGTTTCTACAATGAGGCGGGGCTCCGTGTTTCGATAGAACCGGGAGGTTACGGTCAGAATCCCAATCAGACGGTTGCAGCAGGACTTGAAGAATTCGGAACAAAATGGCCGGCTGACCTGGTCGCTTCCCAGGATGAATCGCTTGTTTCCCTGGCCAATATCGTTAAAGATAACGGTCTCAACCTGATCTCCCGTAAGGAGAAGGGAATTGTATCTGTCGAGGATTTTAGGGGAAAAAAAGTAGCCATCTGGTTTATCGGAAATGAATATCAGCTCTTTGCCCTGCTCGACCTTTACGGAATATCCCGGGAAGAGGTGGATATCATCTCCCAGAAATGGGATATGAGCCAGTTCCTCAATGATGAAGTGGATGTCGCCGCCGTTATGACCTATAACGAATTATTGACGCTGAGAAGCGACGGCTTTGACGAATCAAATCTTGATATCATGAGTTTCGCCGAGCAGGGAATCGGGTTTCCCGGTCATAATATCTTCACGACCAGAGAATACCTCAATGGTAATCCCGATATCTGCAAAAGCTTTGTCGACGCATCCATCAGGGGATGGGAATATGCCATTTCCCACCCGGAGGAGGCTACGGATATCGTGATGAGCTATGATCAGGAGGGCGTGCTGAATCGGGATCATCAATTACGTCAGATGCTCGGGATAATTGATCTTATTCATCCCGATGAATACGAAATCGGTCTGCATCTCGATCGGGATTACAATTTGATAGGCGAGCTGTACAGAAAGTATGGTATTATAGATCAGGATTTCAGTATTTCTGATAGTTATACCAATAAGTTTATTAAGTAG
- a CDS encoding ABC transporter substrate-binding protein: MGRSAIWLAIIVISALNYLSAQQPVKLGATSSNLKILFDALAPAYREAGFEPELLELPGSRLLAEVQSGRLDAMIVANTKLADQLAAGYTAIGFRDGALGYSRLYMYIRAEDAGKYKPDPSTWKGLSIGEIANVGPSASFGFPASVPGVRIVTAPTYENVINMLAWGRFDFMVNPLGGIEQLLVDLDLCDKIIRIDEPLLTIEYWHLVNNRYADKIPRLKMNFEAHRPEIVEAIEKLLNR; this comes from the coding sequence ATGGGTAGATCTGCAATTTGGCTGGCGATTATTGTTATATCAGCTTTAAATTACCTCTCCGCGCAGCAACCAGTAAAACTCGGCGCCACGTCGAGTAATCTGAAAATTCTCTTTGATGCGCTGGCGCCGGCTTATCGGGAAGCGGGTTTTGAGCCGGAACTTCTGGAACTGCCCGGATCCAGACTTCTGGCTGAAGTCCAGTCGGGCCGTCTCGATGCCATGATAGTAGCGAACACCAAACTGGCTGATCAGCTGGCTGCCGGTTATACGGCTATCGGTTTTCGCGATGGAGCTCTGGGATATAGCCGCCTGTATATGTACATCAGAGCTGAGGATGCCGGTAAATATAAGCCTGATCCCTCGACCTGGAAGGGACTCTCAATCGGCGAAATCGCCAATGTCGGTCCGAGCGCATCTTTCGGTTTTCCCGCAAGCGTACCGGGTGTCAGGATTGTCACGGCACCGACCTATGAGAATGTCATCAATATGCTTGCCTGGGGGCGTTTTGATTTTATGGTGAACCCGCTCGGCGGAATTGAGCAGTTACTGGTCGATCTCGATCTCTGTGATAAAATCATAAGGATCGATGAACCACTTCTCACCATTGAATACTGGCACTTGGTCAATAATCGCTATGCCGATAAAATTCCCCGATTGAAAATGAATTTTGAAGCCCATAGGCCGGAAATTGTAGAAGCTATTGAAAAACTGCTGAACAGATAA
- a CDS encoding response regulator, translating into MQKNISQSLSSAVVVIIAVSILYISIQFFIYLSLRDIIEGNAQAVQFENDFYTIVHNSMEMESDFLNFSLGYIPSHGTIQVQLDKNLSLIKQLLESENNESDLSLLKKLQANYHQLDRYIGSFVEGGLKTLEREILLKDINEIFFINRLLYLEQRESFQSHYSERQRNIESILIINIAAIVFISALVILAVIYSLIFRRILLGKIQFLQKRISSFAWLDTGEGHTFDYEDNDEFRIVFETLNRMSRTIKDQHYQLILNEKKYRYLFDNSTDALLLYSPESGQEDGNRSAFELFGCEDKEEFLALKLFSPEGNREKTGLNRQDILDHAFAEARSKGSALFEWSFRNKSGFDFQAVVMLSRISFNDRILFLTNIKDISRQKQEEENRIQFQKMLSLGTLAGGIAHDFNNVLGAIMSSAQLLLSPKRNIDEKSRNYADMILQASQRGADLTEKLLQFSRKKNSDYTSADLHLIANEICGILSQTSDKKIAIERDFRAERSFVFCNATEIQSILMNIAINAVHAMPEGGTLSFRTQNIRLDRDFCMVSSFNLEPGLFIELEIIDTGTGIPRENLQRIFEPFFTTKAQGEGTGLGLAAVYGVVQEHKGAVYVESEKGRGTTFRIRLPISENGTQQPAADNTLSSFFEEQGPQLTVLFVDDEDFLRQNNKDMLEEAGYRVILAESGSRAVSLFRDRHEEIDFVVMDMIMPVMNGLDAFKKMKETDPGCTVIFATGYMRKEDRQILEDQGAAGFLNKPYNFKDLDAVLKQLHKKNQEKQS; encoded by the coding sequence ATGCAGAAAAATATCAGCCAGTCCCTGTCTTCGGCAGTGGTCGTCATCATTGCAGTCAGCATCTTATATATCTCCATCCAGTTTTTTATATATCTTAGCCTTCGGGACATTATTGAAGGCAATGCGCAGGCTGTTCAGTTTGAAAACGATTTTTACACCATTGTTCATAACTCCATGGAAATGGAATCCGATTTTCTCAATTTTTCTCTCGGTTACATCCCTTCCCACGGTACCATACAGGTTCAGCTCGATAAAAACCTCTCTCTTATCAAGCAGCTGCTCGAAAGTGAAAATAATGAGTCGGATTTATCTCTGTTAAAAAAACTCCAGGCGAACTACCATCAGCTCGACCGGTATATCGGAAGTTTTGTCGAAGGCGGTTTGAAGACTCTCGAAAGGGAAATCCTGCTCAAGGACATCAATGAAATTTTCTTTATTAACAGATTGCTGTATCTGGAACAGAGAGAATCATTTCAAAGCCATTATTCAGAACGTCAGCGCAATATCGAATCCATACTTATCATCAATATCGCAGCCATAGTCTTTATATCGGCTCTGGTAATCCTGGCCGTGATCTATTCTCTTATATTCAGAAGAATACTGCTTGGGAAAATTCAGTTTCTGCAGAAGCGTATCTCCTCCTTTGCCTGGCTCGACACCGGAGAAGGGCATACTTTCGATTATGAGGATAACGATGAATTCCGGATTGTCTTTGAAACATTGAACCGTATGAGCCGGACTATAAAGGACCAGCACTATCAGCTGATTCTGAATGAGAAGAAATACCGCTATCTCTTCGACAACTCCACCGATGCGCTTTTGCTTTATTCTCCTGAATCGGGACAGGAGGACGGCAACCGTTCGGCTTTCGAACTCTTCGGCTGCGAAGATAAAGAGGAATTCCTCGCGCTGAAGTTGTTTTCCCCGGAGGGAAACAGGGAAAAAACCGGATTGAACCGGCAGGATATCCTCGATCATGCCTTTGCGGAAGCGAGAAGCAAAGGTTCCGCTCTGTTCGAATGGAGCTTCCGGAATAAATCAGGGTTTGATTTTCAGGCCGTCGTAATGCTCTCGCGAATCAGTTTTAACGACAGAATCCTTTTTCTGACCAATATCAAGGATATTTCAAGACAGAAACAGGAAGAGGAAAACAGAATACAGTTTCAGAAGATGCTGTCACTCGGCACACTGGCCGGCGGGATCGCCCACGATTTCAACAATGTTCTGGGGGCCATCATGTCCTCGGCTCAGCTTCTCCTGTCCCCCAAACGGAATATCGATGAGAAAAGCCGGAATTATGCCGATATGATTTTGCAGGCGTCTCAGAGAGGGGCCGACCTGACAGAAAAGCTTCTGCAGTTCAGTCGTAAAAAAAACAGCGATTATACTTCAGCAGACCTCCATTTGATCGCGAATGAAATATGCGGGATTCTCTCCCAGACATCAGATAAAAAGATCGCCATCGAAAGGGATTTCCGGGCGGAGAGGAGCTTTGTCTTCTGTAATGCCACAGAGATTCAGAGCATATTGATGAACATCGCGATTAACGCCGTTCACGCCATGCCAGAGGGTGGTACGCTCTCTTTCCGCACACAAAACATCCGGCTCGATAGAGATTTCTGTATGGTCTCTTCCTTTAACCTGGAACCGGGACTGTTTATCGAATTGGAAATCATCGATACGGGAACCGGTATACCGCGAGAGAATCTGCAGCGTATTTTCGAACCCTTTTTCACGACAAAGGCGCAGGGAGAAGGAACCGGATTGGGACTGGCTGCTGTCTATGGTGTTGTACAGGAGCATAAAGGTGCTGTCTATGTGGAAAGCGAAAAGGGCAGGGGGACCACTTTTCGTATACGGTTGCCTATATCGGAAAATGGAACACAGCAGCCGGCTGCAGACAATACCTTATCTTCATTCTTTGAGGAACAGGGGCCGCAGTTAACGGTTCTCTTTGTCGATGATGAAGATTTTCTGAGACAGAATAATAAAGATATGCTTGAAGAAGCCGGTTATCGCGTTATTCTGGCGGAAAGCGGGAGCCGTGCGGTATCTCTGTTCCGGGATAGGCATGAGGAGATTGACTTTGTCGTTATGGATATGATCATGCCTGTCATGAACGGGCTTGACGCTTTTAAAAAAATGAAGGAAACCGATCCCGGCTGTACTGTCATTTTTGCCACCGGATATATGCGGAAAGAGGACAGACAAATTCTGGAGGATCAGGGGGCGGCCGGTTTTCTCAATAAGCCTTATAATTTTAAGGATCTGGATGCGGTTTTAAAACAATTGCATAAAAAAAATCAGGAAAAGCAATCATGA
- a CDS encoding YkgJ family cysteine cluster protein: MADNSILSLTDLLPLTCSRSGTCCHGKRVNLNPWELFCFSSVKKMTPREFRDRFCVYGGIRLKFNGKSQWKGMSACSLYESGFGCSAHAGRPLVCRLYPLGRQILNENKQYIYEGNEFPCLEGCPEVVDQPHMTVGEYIEGQGAGDYEKAQDLYLEMMQNIADAAFMLLLESGLSESGDRETLKIWRKMGSEEPAQLRERIGSLWIDRLMLPELKGYESNYETFINRHYEVLISRAEETFNSISDLDGFREASVLMMGLALHLGRSLGAEPSDLAEKWIAVAKQNGAEE; encoded by the coding sequence ATGGCTGATAATTCAATTCTTTCACTTACCGATTTACTACCCCTTACCTGTTCCCGCTCCGGGACCTGCTGTCATGGCAAAAGAGTGAACCTCAATCCCTGGGAGCTGTTTTGTTTTTCAAGTGTAAAAAAAATGACTCCGAGGGAATTCAGGGACAGATTCTGCGTTTACGGCGGCATCCGGCTCAAGTTCAATGGTAAATCGCAATGGAAGGGTATGTCCGCCTGCAGTCTTTACGAGTCCGGTTTCGGCTGTTCGGCTCACGCCGGAAGGCCTCTGGTCTGCCGGCTATACCCGCTTGGCCGTCAGATACTGAATGAAAATAAGCAGTATATTTATGAGGGGAATGAATTTCCCTGTCTGGAAGGTTGTCCGGAAGTCGTCGACCAGCCCCATATGACCGTTGGCGAGTATATTGAGGGACAAGGAGCCGGTGACTACGAAAAAGCTCAGGATCTCTATCTGGAAATGATGCAGAACATTGCCGACGCCGCCTTTATGCTTCTTCTCGAGAGCGGTCTTTCCGAATCGGGAGACCGGGAGACTCTTAAAATCTGGAGAAAGATGGGATCGGAAGAGCCGGCACAGTTAAGGGAGAGAATCGGATCTCTGTGGATAGACCGTTTGATGCTTCCCGAATTAAAGGGATATGAAAGCAATTATGAGACTTTCATTAACAGACACTATGAAGTTCTCATTTCCCGGGCAGAGGAGACATTCAACTCCATATCCGATCTGGACGGCTTCAGGGAGGCATCGGTTCTGATGATGGGGCTGGCGCTTCATCTGGGCAGGAGCCTGGGCGCCGAACCATCCGATCTTGCGGAGAAATGGATCGCCGTTGCAAAACAGAACGGAGCAGAGGAATAA